In the Loxodonta africana isolate mLoxAfr1 chromosome 1, mLoxAfr1.hap2, whole genome shotgun sequence genome, one interval contains:
- the CNR1 gene encoding cannabinoid receptor 1: protein MKSILDGLADTTFRTITTDLLYVGSNDIQGSPFQEKMTAGDNPQLVPADQVNITEFYNKSLSSYKENEENIQCGENFMDMECFMILNPSQQLAIAVLSLTLGTFTVLENLLVLCVILHSRSLRCRPSYHFIGSLAVADLLGSVIFVYSFVDFHVFHRKDSPNVFLFKLGGVTASFTASVGSLFLTAIDRYISIHRPLAYKRIVTRPKAVVAFCLMWTIAIVIAVLPLLGWNCKKLQSVCSDIFPLIDETYLMFWIGVTSVLLLFIVYAYMYILWKAHSHAVRMIQRGTQKSIIIHTSEDGKVQVTRPDQARMDIRLAKTLVLILVVLIICWGPLLAIMVYDVFGKMNKLIKTVFAFCSMLCLLNSTVNPIIYALRSKDLRHAFRSMFPSCEGTAQPLDNSMGDSDCLHKHANNAASVHRAAESCIKSTVKIAKVTMSVSTDTSAEAL from the exons ATGAAGTCAATCCTAGATGGCCTTGCAGATACCACCTTTCGCACCATCACGACAGACCTTCTCTACGTGGGCTCCAATGACATTCA GGGAAGTCCCTTCCAAGAAAAGATGACTGCAGGAGACAACCCCCAGTTAGTCCCAGCAGACCAGGTGAACATTACAGAATTTTACAACAAGTCTCTTTCGTCCTACAAGGAAAATGAGGAGAACATTCAGTGTGGGGAGAACTTCATGGACATGGAGTGCTTCATGATTCTGAACCCTAGCCAGCAGCTGGCCATCGCTGTGCTGTCCCTCACGCTGGGCaccttcacagttctggagaacCTGCTGGTGCTGTGCGTCATCCTGCACTCCCGCAGCCTCCGCTGCAGGCCTTCATACCACTTCATTGGCAGCCTGGCGGTGGCAGACCTCCTTGGCAGTGTCATTTTTGTCTACAGCTTTGTTGACTTCCATGTGTTCCACCGCAAAGATAGCCCCAACGTGTTTCTGTTCAAACTGGGTGGAGTCACAGCCTCCTTCACTGCCTCTGTGGGCAGCCTGTTTCTCACAGCCATCGATAGGTACATATCTATTCACAGGCCTCTGGCCTATAAGAGGATCGTCACCCGGCCGAAGGCCGTGGTGGCATTTTGCCTGATGTGGACCATAGCGATTGTGATTGCCGTGTTGCCTCTCCTAGGCTGGAACTGCAAGAAACTGCAATCCGTTTGCTCAGACATTTTCCCACTCATTGATGAAACCTACCTGATGTTCTGGATCGGAGTCACCAGCGTGCTGCTCCTCTTTATTGTATATGCATACATGTACATTCTCTGGAAGGCTCACAGCCACGCAGTACGCATGATTCAGCGCGGCACCCAGAAGAGCATCATCATTCACACGTCAGAGGATGGCAAAGTCCAGGTGACTCGGCCAGACCAAGCCCGCATGGACATTAGGCTGGCTAAGACCCTGGTCCTGATCCTGGTGGTTTTAATCATCTGCTGGGGCCCTCTGCTTGCGATCATGGTGTATGATGTCTTTGGGAAGATGAACAAGCTCATTAAGACGGTGTTTGCATTCTGCAGTATGCTCTGTCTCCTCAACTCCACCGTGAACCCCATCATCTACGCTCTGAGGAGCAAGGACCTGAGGCATGCCTTCCGGAGCATGTTCCCCTCCTGTGAAGGTACCGCGCAGCCTCTTGATAACAGCATGGGGGACTCGGACTGCCTGCACAAACATGCCAACAATGCAGCCAGTGTTCATAGGGCCGCAGAGAGCTGCATCAAGAGCACGGTCAAGATTGCCAAGGTGACCATGTCTGTGTCCACAGACACGTCTGCCGAGGCTCTGTGA